Proteins encoded within one genomic window of Amorphoplanes friuliensis DSM 7358:
- a CDS encoding fibronectin type III domain-containing protein, which translates to MTNSGVVRRFAARFRRRGRIPLALVVAAALVAVTAAVSGASSATPGVRFAQAGRWFASPADDLIYHVNGSARTVDAQTRIEGLEPGSEVVQGETSGYVIGSSRITEFGKSTLSVEQTLTAPAGERPVALEAKGGPYLVYRETGTVVRLGPEPKTIPAGQPLGEPVVTPDGTLWLHRTDTNVLCRLRPDSDVLSCPASAPVGHTGALTVADDRPVFVDTSTDTLSPVTGDGLGPSTSIGVDLPADAEVAAADVRGRLAVLDPRQHRMHLVDITAAAAPVTVDLPAGTYAPPSAGRSSVVLLDVERRSVLTYDSDGRRQSVTPVPPESGDPRLSRGEDDRVYVEGGEGKQVLVVDDRGRAGAVTPVAAAAPSPSSNRPQPPSAGPTRPVPPVRPPSIPPSIPPSRGTSGPTGPVATSPVTTATGPATNPPARKVVPASPPGMPPGVRASARGKDIVVSWSAAAANGAAVSGYRVSWAPASGGAARSQDRAGGARSATLTGATVGVAYRITVAASNSAGRGPAATVRATVPVPRPVRSVVVSRGETTTYEHGCEPPECAFIKVTMTGFKPNSAYQITPHASTYGDFNPGAELTTDDKGNLTARHRFPFNGVGQRVWVTVDGLTSNRLLWTAG; encoded by the coding sequence GTGACCAACTCGGGGGTTGTGCGCCGCTTTGCCGCGCGGTTCCGTCGCCGTGGGCGGATTCCGCTCGCTCTTGTCGTCGCAGCCGCCCTGGTGGCCGTCACCGCCGCGGTGTCCGGGGCGTCCTCGGCCACACCCGGCGTGCGGTTCGCCCAGGCCGGTCGCTGGTTCGCCAGCCCCGCCGACGATCTGATCTACCACGTCAACGGCTCGGCGCGGACCGTCGACGCACAGACCCGCATCGAGGGCCTCGAGCCGGGCAGTGAGGTCGTGCAGGGCGAGACCTCGGGATATGTCATCGGCAGCTCCCGGATCACCGAGTTCGGCAAGTCCACCCTGAGCGTCGAGCAGACGCTGACCGCGCCCGCGGGTGAACGTCCCGTCGCGCTCGAGGCCAAGGGCGGGCCCTACCTGGTCTACCGCGAGACCGGCACGGTCGTGCGGCTCGGACCGGAACCGAAGACCATCCCCGCGGGTCAGCCGCTGGGCGAGCCGGTCGTCACCCCGGACGGCACCCTGTGGCTGCACCGCACCGACACCAACGTGCTGTGCCGGCTGCGCCCCGACAGCGACGTGCTGTCGTGCCCGGCCTCCGCCCCCGTCGGCCACACCGGCGCGCTGACCGTCGCCGACGACCGGCCCGTTTTTGTCGACACCTCCACCGACACCCTGAGCCCCGTCACCGGCGACGGCCTCGGGCCGTCGACCTCGATCGGGGTGGACCTGCCGGCGGATGCCGAGGTCGCGGCGGCCGACGTGCGGGGCCGCCTCGCCGTGCTCGATCCGCGGCAGCACCGCATGCACCTCGTCGACATCACCGCGGCCGCTGCCCCGGTCACGGTGGACCTGCCGGCCGGCACCTATGCGCCGCCCTCCGCCGGACGGTCCTCGGTCGTGCTGCTCGATGTCGAGCGCCGGTCGGTGCTCACCTACGACAGCGACGGCCGCCGGCAGAGCGTCACGCCCGTGCCGCCGGAGAGCGGCGACCCGCGGCTGAGCCGGGGTGAGGACGACCGGGTCTACGTCGAGGGTGGCGAGGGCAAGCAGGTGCTGGTCGTCGACGACCGCGGCCGGGCCGGTGCGGTGACCCCGGTCGCCGCGGCGGCGCCGTCACCGAGCAGCAACAGGCCGCAGCCGCCGTCGGCCGGTCCCACCCGGCCGGTGCCGCCCGTGCGCCCGCCGTCGATCCCGCCGTCGATCCCGCCTTCCCGCGGCACGTCCGGGCCGACCGGCCCCGTCGCGACGTCGCCCGTCACCACCGCCACCGGGCCGGCGACGAACCCGCCGGCCCGCAAGGTCGTTCCGGCCAGCCCGCCCGGCATGCCTCCCGGGGTGCGCGCGAGCGCCCGCGGCAAGGACATCGTGGTCAGCTGGTCGGCCGCCGCCGCCAACGGCGCTGCCGTCAGCGGATACCGCGTGAGCTGGGCACCGGCGTCCGGCGGCGCCGCCCGATCACAGGACCGGGCGGGCGGCGCCCGCTCGGCCACGCTGACCGGAGCCACCGTGGGTGTCGCCTACCGGATCACCGTCGCGGCCTCGAATTCCGCGGGCCGCGGTCCGGCGGCCACGGTGCGCGCGACCGTGCCCGTGCCCAGGCCGGTCCGGTCGGTTGTCGTCTCGCGCGGCGAGACCACCACCTACGAGCACGGCTGCGAGCCACCGGAGTGTGCGTTCATCAAGGTCACCATGACCGGCTTCAAGCCGAACAGCGCCTACCAGATCACCCCCCACGCCTCCACCTACGGCGACTTCAACCCGGGAGCCGAGCTGACCACCGACGACAAGGGCAACCTCACGGCGCGGCACCGGTTCCCGTTCAACGGTGTCGGCCAGCGGGTCTGGGTCACCGTCGACGGCCTGACGTCCAACCGCCTGCTCTGGACCGCCGGGTGA
- a CDS encoding sensor histidine kinase, producing the protein MTGSPLDRLRRLPWWLAGWLTAITAVGTIVLAALLIQADTARGEAELDGRLGRVTAAVTRLISYDGTIVTAAVGTDEVNTGCPEFAVLPGPTERFAGHVSRRDCVPVDPGVAARLAAESVGTGRELTGYVRDANGDRARVRVEPFRNTRGQYVGAVVAMDDPAEFHAEHRRFVLLVCAGGLLFLAAVAFAGYVLADRAVRPASAALEQQEVLLADTAHDLRTPVAALRALAETALLQPDQRTELLPRAVDLARRMGTIIDGVLMRARLAAGVESLEVEPLWLDQLVSTVVEETLPGGAEITLTAAPSKVQADAGLVRRAITNLLDNALRHGRVPGQPAIVHITVAGGRVTVADHGPGIDAATAGESFERFKSSGGSSGLGLSIVRWVAQAHGGTLRVYNAEEGGAIFELELPLTA; encoded by the coding sequence ATGACCGGCTCGCCGCTGGACCGGCTGCGCCGGCTGCCGTGGTGGCTCGCGGGCTGGCTGACCGCGATCACCGCCGTGGGCACGATCGTCCTGGCGGCGCTGCTGATCCAGGCCGACACGGCCCGCGGCGAGGCCGAGCTCGACGGCCGGCTGGGCCGGGTCACCGCCGCCGTCACCCGCCTGATCAGCTACGACGGGACGATCGTCACCGCCGCGGTGGGCACCGACGAGGTGAACACCGGCTGCCCGGAGTTCGCCGTCCTGCCCGGGCCGACCGAACGGTTCGCCGGCCACGTCAGCCGCCGGGACTGCGTACCGGTGGATCCCGGTGTTGCCGCCCGGCTCGCCGCGGAATCGGTGGGCACCGGCCGCGAGCTCACCGGGTATGTCCGCGACGCCAACGGCGACCGGGCGCGGGTCCGCGTCGAACCGTTCCGCAACACCCGGGGGCAGTACGTCGGCGCGGTCGTGGCCATGGACGACCCGGCCGAGTTCCACGCCGAGCACCGCCGGTTCGTGCTGCTCGTGTGCGCCGGTGGGCTGCTCTTCCTGGCCGCGGTGGCTTTCGCCGGATATGTGCTGGCCGACCGGGCCGTACGCCCGGCGAGCGCGGCGCTCGAACAGCAGGAGGTGCTGCTGGCCGACACCGCCCATGACCTGCGGACCCCTGTCGCGGCGCTGCGTGCCCTGGCCGAGACGGCCCTGCTGCAACCCGACCAGCGCACCGAGCTGCTGCCGCGCGCCGTCGACCTGGCCCGGCGCATGGGAACGATCATCGACGGCGTGCTCATGCGGGCCCGCCTGGCCGCCGGGGTCGAGTCGCTCGAGGTCGAGCCGCTGTGGCTGGACCAGCTGGTCAGCACCGTGGTCGAGGAGACCCTGCCCGGCGGCGCCGAGATCACCCTCACGGCCGCGCCCAGCAAGGTGCAGGCCGACGCCGGCCTGGTCCGCCGGGCGATCACCAACCTGCTCGACAACGCCTTGCGCCACGGCCGGGTGCCGGGGCAGCCGGCGATCGTGCACATCACCGTGGCCGGTGGGCGGGTGACCGTCGCCGACCACGGCCCCGGCATCGACGCGGCGACGGCCGGGGAGAGCTTCGAACGGTTCAAGAGCTCCGGTGGCTCCAGCGGGCTCGGACTGTCCATTGTGCGCTGGGTCGCGCAGGCCCACGGCGGCACGTTGCGGGTCTACAACGCCGAGGAGGGCGGAGCAATTTTCGAGCTGGAACTGCCGCTCACGGCTTGA